A genome region from Rickettsiales endosymbiont of Stachyamoeba lipophora includes the following:
- a CDS encoding class I SAM-dependent methyltransferase — MSTDTAIKHGDFTGLAEDYSKYRPGYSYDVINAIEGYIGKGNNLTCADVGAGTGIWTRILANQFSGKIYAVEPNEDMRTHGMKDSQNLAIEWIDGAGENTNLPSHSLDLVSMASSFHWVNFNQAIEEFHRILKPGGTFVAIWNPRVIEYNPLFIEIESYLNELRPNISRVSSGSSEFVNNLASKLSSLDNFEKLLYLEGYHTQTFTKDSYIGVWNSVNDIRHQIGEENFTKFIAFIDKKIDDNQQIEVLYKTRAWVISKK, encoded by the coding sequence ATGAGCACAGATACAGCAATTAAGCATGGTGACTTTACAGGTCTGGCGGAAGATTATTCAAAATACCGCCCTGGTTACAGTTATGATGTAATCAATGCAATTGAAGGATATATTGGTAAAGGTAATAATTTAACATGCGCTGATGTAGGAGCAGGTACTGGCATTTGGACTAGAATACTCGCTAATCAATTTAGTGGGAAAATTTATGCAGTAGAACCTAATGAAGATATGCGCACTCATGGTATGAAAGATAGCCAAAATTTAGCAATTGAATGGATAGACGGTGCTGGTGAAAATACTAACCTACCTAGCCACTCATTAGACTTAGTCAGCATGGCTTCTTCATTTCATTGGGTTAATTTTAATCAAGCTATTGAGGAATTTCATCGCATTTTAAAACCAGGAGGTACATTTGTAGCCATTTGGAATCCAAGAGTTATAGAATATAATCCGCTTTTTATTGAAATTGAAAGCTATTTAAATGAATTAAGACCTAATATTAGTAGAGTATCTTCAGGATCTTCAGAATTTGTAAATAACCTAGCATCCAAGCTTAGCAGTTTAGATAATTTCGAAAAACTATTATATCTTGAAGGTTATCATACACAAACTTTTACTAAAGATTCTTACATTGGTGTGTGGAATTCTGTTAATGACATTAGGCATCAAATAGGCGAAGAAAATTTTACTAAATTTATTGCCTTTATAGATAAAAAAATAGACGATAACCAGCAAATCGAAGTGCTATACAAAACCAGAGCATGGGTAATTAGCAAAAAATAA
- a CDS encoding aminotransferase class I/II-fold pyridoxal phosphate-dependent enzyme, translating to MIDITARLEAYRADSLLREQYIVAHHYINFASNDYLCLAQDSTVKAAFKEGVDLYGLGSGASAMVTGYSQAHKDIEQKFAEFLNRDQAVLFNSGYLANLGVISTLADKNSSIVADKLVHASLIDGIKLSQAKLRRFKHNDMEHAELILSKKFKQSLLITESIFSMEGDIAPAHKLANLASKYGSTFIIDDAHAIGVLGKRGRGICEYYNLTQKDVPCLIIPLGKAVGSQGAVVAGDKNLIQALKQFARTYIYTTALPPAMPHATLAALKIINEENWRRQKLNELILFFVEMADNLELPLVSKDLTPIKSILVGDNNRTLKIQKYLLDKGLFISCIRPPTVPKNTARIRISLNCLHSKQQILNLLQLIAEKYYE from the coding sequence ATGATTGATATTACAGCAAGATTAGAGGCTTATAGAGCTGACTCCCTTTTGCGAGAACAGTATATTGTAGCGCATCATTATATAAACTTTGCCTCTAATGATTATCTTTGCTTGGCTCAAGATTCAACAGTAAAAGCAGCCTTTAAAGAAGGAGTGGATCTTTATGGGCTTGGCAGTGGAGCCTCAGCAATGGTTACAGGATACTCGCAGGCTCATAAAGATATAGAACAAAAATTTGCTGAATTTTTAAATCGAGACCAAGCTGTTTTATTTAATTCAGGGTATCTTGCGAACTTAGGAGTAATTAGCACTTTAGCTGATAAGAACTCTAGTATTGTTGCTGATAAATTGGTCCATGCATCACTCATTGATGGGATTAAACTTTCACAAGCAAAGCTGCGTAGGTTTAAGCATAATGATATGGAGCATGCAGAACTTATATTATCTAAAAAGTTTAAGCAAAGTTTGTTGATTACTGAAAGTATATTTAGTATGGAAGGAGATATCGCTCCTGCTCATAAGCTAGCAAATTTGGCTTCAAAATATGGTTCTACATTTATTATTGATGATGCTCATGCTATAGGAGTTTTAGGTAAGAGGGGCAGAGGAATTTGTGAGTATTATAATTTAACCCAAAAAGATGTACCTTGTCTGATAATACCTTTAGGTAAAGCTGTTGGCAGCCAAGGTGCAGTTGTGGCAGGAGATAAAAATTTAATCCAGGCTTTAAAGCAGTTTGCCAGAACCTATATTTATACAACTGCACTTCCCCCAGCCATGCCCCATGCAACGCTTGCAGCACTTAAGATTATAAATGAAGAAAATTGGCGCAGGCAAAAATTAAATGAGCTGATTTTATTTTTTGTAGAAATGGCAGATAATTTAGAGCTGCCTCTAGTTTCAAAAGACTTAACACCTATAAAATCTATATTGGTTGGTGATAACAATAGAACATTAAAAATTCAAAAATATTTACTAGATAAAGGACTTTTCATTTCTTGCATAAGACCACCAACAGTGCCAAAAAATACAGCAAGAATAAGAATTTCTCTTAATTGCCTTCACTCAAAACAACAAATCTTAAATTTATTACAATTAATTGCTGAAAAATATTATGAGTAG
- a CDS encoding alpha/beta fold hydrolase, translating into MSSHSVVLLPGLGFKSSIWDFITPSLKDYQVTLIDLPEIDNLDIKKIIDIIASKISDNSIIIGWSLGGLIATYLYHLLPHKCSKLALIASTPKFMEDKNWPGITLSQIESNMKNFSGIVQYPNKSTQVRRYLAEHQTAVPANHLKLIKSLDAREIYNNLKIPVLNILGEKDAIIPLRQTEYFPRFHQIIIIPKAGHVPFLTHTEIIKDELIRFIDLC; encoded by the coding sequence ATGAGTAGCCATTCTGTTGTATTGTTACCCGGGCTTGGTTTTAAATCATCAATTTGGGATTTCATTACTCCGAGCTTAAAGGATTATCAAGTTACTTTGATAGATTTACCTGAGATTGATAATCTTGATATCAAAAAGATAATAGATATTATTGCCAGTAAAATATCTGATAATTCTATTATTATCGGATGGTCACTTGGTGGGCTGATAGCAACTTATTTATACCATTTATTACCCCATAAATGTAGCAAACTTGCTTTAATAGCGAGCACTCCAAAATTTATGGAAGATAAAAATTGGCCCGGAATAACCCTTTCTCAAATTGAAAGTAATATGAAAAATTTTAGCGGGATAGTCCAATATCCTAATAAATCTACCCAGGTAAGGCGCTACCTAGCAGAACATCAAACTGCGGTCCCTGCAAACCACTTAAAATTAATTAAAAGCTTAGATGCAAGGGAAATTTACAACAATCTTAAAATACCAGTGCTAAATATTTTAGGTGAGAAAGATGCAATTATTCCTTTAAGGCAGACTGAATATTTTCCCAGGTTTCATCAGATAATAATTATTCCTAAAGCAGGTCATGTGCCATTTTTAACCCATACCGAAATTATAAAGGATGAACTGATAAGGTTTATAGATTTATGCTAA
- a CDS encoding TetR family transcriptional regulator, which yields MVRRSKEEAEKTRALILDTAENIFLQKGVADTSLADIAKAAGVTRGAIYWHFKNKMDLFDAMHQRVSFPLDKLFDEMVSNHHSPMLALKEICTYCLQSLAEDEHMRRVYTILLFKCEQFAHDSKFKRHEQMRQEALSKMEKIFMLAQEKRECNLSFTPQGAALALYSFMQGIFYDYLFNPKRYSITSVSIELIDIFFKSFVAR from the coding sequence ATGGTTAGGCGATCTAAAGAAGAGGCTGAGAAGACACGGGCGTTAATATTAGATACTGCAGAAAATATTTTCTTGCAAAAGGGGGTGGCTGATACCTCCTTAGCAGATATAGCTAAAGCAGCAGGTGTAACCAGAGGGGCAATTTACTGGCACTTTAAAAATAAGATGGATTTATTTGATGCTATGCATCAAAGGGTTAGTTTTCCGCTAGATAAGTTATTTGATGAGATGGTCAGTAATCATCATAGCCCTATGCTAGCCCTTAAAGAAATTTGTACTTATTGTTTACAATCGCTTGCTGAAGATGAGCATATGCGCAGGGTGTATACTATATTGTTATTTAAGTGCGAACAATTTGCTCATGATAGTAAATTTAAACGCCATGAACAGATGCGCCAAGAAGCTCTTTCTAAAATGGAAAAGATATTTATGTTGGCTCAGGAAAAAAGAGAATGCAATTTATCCTTTACACCTCAAGGAGCTGCGCTTGCTTTATATTCTTTTATGCAGGGAATATTCTATGATTATTTATTTAATCCTAAGCGTTATAGTATAACTAGCGTTTCTATAGAACTTATAGATATATTCTTTAAATCATTTGTAGCTCGGTGA
- the bioB gene encoding biotin synthase BioB, giving the protein MKWTKQQVLKLFELPFLDVMHKAHQVHREHFPKQDIQISTLFSIKTGSCPEDCKYCPQSAHYNTAVKKESLMDINIILEQAKFAKINGAERFCMGAAWRSLHDRDLPQITEIIKQVKLLGLETCLTLGMLTKKQASILNNAGLDYYNHNLDTSENYYKEIITTRTYADRLETLQNVRDAGIKVCCGGIIGMGEKLEDRADLLVTLANLDPYPESVPINLLVKVKGTPLGNSKDIDIFEFIKTIAAARIIMPKARVRLSAGRNNMSEEAQVLCFMAGANSIFYGAKLLTTKNPEMEKDLNLLKKLGLNAT; this is encoded by the coding sequence ATGAAATGGACAAAACAACAAGTGTTAAAGCTATTTGAGTTACCATTTTTGGATGTGATGCATAAAGCACATCAGGTACACAGAGAGCATTTTCCTAAGCAAGATATACAGATCAGTACTCTATTCAGCATCAAAACAGGTTCTTGCCCAGAAGATTGCAAATATTGTCCTCAATCAGCTCATTACAATACTGCTGTTAAAAAAGAGAGTTTGATGGATATCAACATTATTTTAGAACAAGCAAAATTTGCTAAAATAAATGGTGCTGAAAGATTTTGTATGGGAGCAGCGTGGCGCTCATTGCATGATAGAGACTTGCCACAAATTACTGAAATCATTAAGCAGGTGAAATTGTTAGGGCTTGAAACTTGCCTGACTTTAGGAATGTTAACCAAAAAGCAAGCCAGCATATTAAATAACGCAGGACTGGATTATTATAATCATAATCTAGATACTTCTGAAAACTATTATAAAGAGATCATAACTACCCGTACTTATGCTGATAGGCTTGAGACTTTACAAAATGTAAGAGATGCTGGCATCAAAGTATGCTGCGGTGGGATAATAGGTATGGGAGAAAAATTAGAGGATCGTGCTGATTTGCTAGTTACACTCGCTAACTTAGATCCATATCCTGAGAGCGTTCCTATTAACCTATTAGTGAAAGTAAAGGGTACTCCTCTTGGGAATAGTAAAGATATAGATATTTTTGAGTTTATTAAAACTATAGCGGCAGCAAGAATAATTATGCCTAAAGCACGAGTAAGGCTTTCAGCCGGAAGAAATAATATGTCAGAAGAAGCCCAAGTTTTATGCTTTATGGCTGGAGCTAACTCAATTTTTTATGGTGCAAAGCTACTTACCACCAAAAACCCTGAGATGGAAAAAGACTTAAACCTCTTAAAGAAGTTAGGATTAAATGCAACCTGA
- a CDS encoding sulfotransferase, whose protein sequence is MKVIAIQNFGSSGTTLVHSYLDGHNQILSLPALFGIEFYYRWDKHYQFLSRDKLIAEHLKDFSYFFEADAPIHDIYGLNDMGEDRMQNAAIDRDLYIQHFLASFPQEFTRASFLVSIYQAYNKAMGKDIKDAEFLIFPIHSNPKQYALDLCEDFEKVYFLHMLRNPIQSIGSSIKHNLYNQELFKVNCLESSISQIYKDKPLHVCNYQTHGIVPYCQKDHVTIGALKLEDLHNHKKEALDSICTWLNLRWEDCLMDSTFNNHKWWNRKESIRINGANTLTIQQNHSEFLNEYDKQRLQSIGEHIRLYYPETTIQFQFKKFLKPFQLETNINYYKQRIIILFEKRFKLSTKLLNKFNIKWNFTSYFWPYIWAKDYISIRCTILKARKFQLTETSKIELIYQARNKPSTS, encoded by the coding sequence ATGAAAGTAATTGCAATTCAAAATTTTGGTTCTAGTGGAACTACCTTAGTTCATAGCTACCTTGATGGTCACAACCAAATATTATCTTTACCGGCATTATTTGGGATAGAGTTTTATTATAGATGGGATAAGCATTATCAATTTTTGTCTAGAGACAAATTAATTGCCGAACATTTAAAAGACTTTTCTTATTTTTTTGAAGCAGATGCACCTATTCATGACATTTATGGCTTAAACGACATGGGTGAAGATCGCATGCAAAATGCTGCCATTGATAGAGATTTATACATACAACATTTTTTAGCAAGCTTTCCTCAAGAATTTACTAGAGCCAGCTTCCTGGTAAGCATCTACCAAGCTTATAACAAAGCGATGGGCAAAGATATTAAGGATGCTGAGTTTTTAATATTTCCTATTCATAGCAATCCTAAGCAATATGCTTTAGACTTATGTGAAGACTTTGAAAAAGTGTATTTTTTACATATGTTAAGAAATCCTATTCAATCGATTGGTTCTTCTATTAAACATAATTTGTATAATCAAGAATTATTTAAAGTTAATTGCTTAGAGTCTTCTATTTCCCAAATTTATAAAGATAAACCTTTACATGTTTGTAATTATCAAACCCATGGTATTGTTCCATATTGCCAGAAAGATCATGTGACCATTGGTGCTCTTAAACTCGAAGATCTTCATAACCATAAAAAAGAGGCTTTAGATAGCATATGCACCTGGCTTAATTTACGCTGGGAAGACTGCTTAATGGATAGTACCTTTAATAATCATAAATGGTGGAATAGAAAAGAAAGTATTCGTATAAATGGTGCAAACACCCTCACTATTCAACAAAATCATTCAGAATTTTTAAATGAGTATGATAAACAGCGCTTACAATCTATTGGAGAACATATTCGGCTTTATTACCCTGAAACTACTATTCAATTCCAATTCAAAAAATTTCTTAAACCTTTTCAATTGGAAACCAATATTAACTATTACAAGCAACGCATTATAATTCTTTTTGAAAAGAGATTTAAGCTATCCACCAAGCTACTGAATAAATTCAACATTAAATGGAATTTTACTAGTTATTTCTGGCCTTATATCTGGGCTAAGGATTATATTAGCATTCGCTGTACTATCTTGAAAGCCAGAAAATTTCAATTAACCGAAACCAGTAAAATCGAACTAATCTACCAAGCAAGAAACAAACCGAGTACAAGTTAA
- the bioD gene encoding dethiobiotin synthase, with amino-acid sequence MTYKFFITGTDTNIGKTYISIGLIKKFQQSGFRTLGLKPIASGGKIIDGKIYNEDALCLQKHSSKNLDYDLINPFCFLPPISPNIAAERVKLKLTVEDIYQKIYPTINGNYEVYIVEGVGGWKVPLNDQETLADLVYKLNIPIILVIGIRLGCINHSILTYESILNKNLMLKGWVANCLGPTNLENDANIETLKQYIKAPCLGVVGLNQQPEEMLDITPLL; translated from the coding sequence ATGACTTATAAATTCTTTATTACCGGAACTGACACCAATATAGGTAAGACTTATATAAGCATTGGATTAATAAAAAAATTTCAACAATCAGGCTTTAGGACGTTAGGACTCAAACCTATTGCAAGTGGTGGAAAAATTATAGATGGCAAAATTTACAATGAGGATGCGTTATGCTTACAAAAGCATTCTTCTAAAAATCTAGATTATGACCTCATTAACCCCTTTTGCTTTTTGCCTCCTATTTCTCCGAATATTGCAGCTGAGCGTGTTAAACTCAAATTGACGGTAGAAGATATATATCAAAAAATTTATCCCACCATAAATGGCAATTATGAGGTTTATATAGTTGAGGGGGTAGGGGGGTGGAAAGTGCCTTTAAATGATCAGGAAACGCTTGCAGATCTAGTTTATAAACTTAATATCCCCATAATATTAGTAATTGGAATTAGGCTTGGTTGCATAAACCATTCAATACTTACCTATGAATCAATATTGAATAAAAATCTTATGTTAAAGGGGTGGGTTGCTAATTGTCTTGGTCCTACAAATCTGGAAAACGATGCTAATATTGAAACCTTAAAACAATATATTAAAGCTCCCTGTTTAGGCGTTGTAGGATTGAACCAACAACCAGAAGAAATGCTAGATATTACTCCTTTATTATAG
- the bioA gene encoding adenosylmethionine--8-amino-7-oxononanoate transaminase, producing the protein MQPELTVRDDNNLVWQSYAQMNLADTPLMIKSAQGVYLTLENGKRMIDGISSWWSTCHGHAHPYIVSKVVKQVNDLPHIMFAGLAHNSVYELSKKLIKILPQGLEHFVYCESGSVAVEIALKIALQYYSNQRQYRSKFIYFENSYHGDTIGCSIVTDDNTITHQFAKKNEHSIKSKLPQNKQDLADFDRLLSNNKEQIAAVIIEPIFQGAGGMKFHTPEILAEIYKITKKYGLLFIADEIATGFYRTGKYFACDHASITPDIICLGKGITSGVIPFAAVGTTDEVFFSFYSDNPEYALKHGTTFAANPLGCMAAIGSIELFEQKPRKLQVANMSDQLKSQLEPLKKHHKVKEVRVLGAIGAVELDCSIKDILLMRSLIRKKEAWLRPFGNVLYTMPPFITNQNEISTITQTIESLVLTI; encoded by the coding sequence ATGCAACCTGAGCTAACAGTACGTGATGATAACAACCTCGTATGGCAATCATATGCACAAATGAACTTAGCTGATACCCCACTAATGATTAAATCTGCTCAAGGTGTATATTTAACCTTAGAAAATGGCAAAAGAATGATAGATGGTATTTCTTCATGGTGGAGCACTTGTCATGGTCATGCACATCCTTATATTGTGAGCAAAGTGGTAAAACAAGTTAATGATTTGCCGCATATCATGTTTGCAGGGCTTGCGCATAATTCGGTTTATGAATTATCTAAAAAGCTGATTAAAATACTGCCTCAAGGTCTTGAGCATTTTGTGTATTGCGAATCAGGCTCAGTGGCAGTAGAAATTGCCTTAAAAATTGCCTTACAATATTATAGTAATCAAAGGCAGTATCGTTCTAAATTTATTTATTTTGAAAATAGTTATCATGGCGATACTATCGGTTGCTCGATTGTTACTGATGATAATACTATTACCCACCAATTTGCTAAAAAAAATGAACATTCTATTAAATCTAAACTTCCCCAAAACAAGCAGGATTTAGCTGATTTTGATAGGTTACTCAGCAACAATAAAGAACAAATAGCTGCTGTTATAATTGAACCAATATTTCAAGGTGCTGGTGGAATGAAGTTTCATACTCCTGAGATATTAGCTGAAATCTATAAAATAACCAAAAAATATGGGCTTTTATTTATTGCTGATGAGATTGCCACGGGGTTTTATAGGACTGGCAAATATTTCGCCTGTGATCATGCTAGCATTACACCAGATATTATTTGCTTAGGTAAAGGAATCACTAGCGGAGTAATACCTTTCGCAGCAGTTGGCACAACTGACGAGGTATTTTTTAGCTTTTATTCAGATAATCCTGAATATGCACTAAAGCATGGTACAACCTTTGCAGCTAACCCTTTAGGATGCATGGCTGCAATAGGATCAATAGAGCTATTTGAACAAAAGCCAAGGAAGCTGCAAGTAGCAAATATGAGTGACCAATTAAAATCCCAATTAGAGCCTTTAAAAAAACACCATAAAGTCAAAGAGGTAAGAGTATTAGGAGCCATAGGCGCAGTAGAACTTGATTGTTCAATTAAAGATATTTTACTTATGAGAAGCCTAATTAGAAAAAAGGAAGCTTGGCTTAGGCCATTTGGTAATGTGCTTTACACTATGCCCCCTTTTATTACAAATCAAAATGAAATTAGTACAATTACTCAAACCATCGAAAGCTTAGTACTAACAATATAA
- a CDS encoding efflux RND transporter periplasmic adaptor subunit → MKIKLKSSYKFYILVLVIVIIIFTKLWINYNYSNPSSNYNPHVTTQTIIPHDVELASDYSGRVTSFKYAEIKPQINGIIIEQVYKEGQYVHKGDILFKLEKESLEAASMKAKSRLQQTEHNYQRIKKLFHEKTVSSREYEEALANFQQAEADARTASINLEYTNVTAPINGIAGKAEYTEGNLVLANSTLLTKVVQLDPCYVEFGYSDQDFLTNYLKKISSSGQINDLKIALKLDNDELYEHEGSFHFNDSVIDEQTSTIKATAIVPNPANKITPGQFAKVIIKGIKINGAIIIPDQAVMQGSQGTFVYTVNNDNKIIIKPVKLGSLIEQGRMIEHGLESGDRIVTEGMIKIYPQQVVIVDTENNQTDQTKEQ, encoded by the coding sequence ATGAAAATTAAGCTTAAATCATCTTACAAATTTTATATCTTAGTATTAGTTATAGTAATTATTATATTTACTAAACTATGGATAAATTATAACTATTCCAACCCCTCTTCTAATTATAATCCTCATGTAACAACACAAACCATTATCCCACACGATGTCGAGCTAGCTAGCGATTATAGTGGCCGTGTAACCAGCTTTAAATATGCAGAAATTAAGCCTCAAATTAATGGGATTATCATTGAACAAGTATACAAGGAAGGTCAATATGTCCACAAAGGAGACATACTTTTTAAACTTGAAAAGGAATCTTTAGAAGCAGCCTCAATGAAAGCTAAATCACGTTTACAACAAACTGAACACAATTATCAACGTATAAAGAAATTGTTTCATGAAAAAACTGTTAGCTCTCGTGAATATGAAGAAGCTTTAGCAAACTTCCAACAAGCCGAAGCAGATGCTCGCACAGCTAGTATCAATCTAGAATATACCAATGTTACAGCTCCTATTAATGGAATTGCAGGCAAAGCAGAATATACTGAAGGTAATTTGGTGTTGGCCAATTCAACCTTACTTACTAAAGTGGTACAATTAGATCCTTGTTATGTAGAGTTTGGATATTCTGATCAAGATTTTTTAACAAATTATCTTAAAAAGATAAGTTCCTCCGGCCAAATCAATGATTTAAAAATAGCACTTAAGCTAGATAATGATGAACTCTATGAACATGAAGGATCCTTTCATTTTAATGATAGTGTAATTGATGAACAAACTAGCACTATAAAAGCCACTGCTATTGTTCCAAATCCGGCAAATAAAATTACACCTGGGCAATTTGCAAAAGTTATAATTAAAGGAATTAAAATTAACGGAGCAATTATTATTCCAGATCAAGCAGTAATGCAGGGTTCACAAGGTACCTTTGTATACACAGTTAATAATGATAATAAGATTATAATTAAACCTGTTAAATTAGGTAGCTTAATCGAACAAGGAAGAATGATTGAACATGGCTTAGAATCAGGTGATCGCATTGTCACAGAGGGAATGATTAAAATATACCCTCAACAAGTAGTTATAGTGGATACTGAAAATAATCAAACTGATCAAACTAAAGAACAATAA
- a CDS encoding methyltransferase domain-containing protein, producing MLNSLEIKNHFNKAASTYDANCYIQTLVGTNLINRLRAYKATAQNIIDLGCGTGLLTEMLAERYSNFEQFFAIDIADSFLEKARERLYKFNIEILEKSFESFYYPKIVFDLVVANLSLHWSSNLELTLHNIYNNLSNEGVLAFSLPLDGTFKELGTDRILPFFKQHDIQLMLARTSYKILSADLYVKSIVFPSFILALKSIKQVGANYYGIRKHNSNLLYFKKQAKLPFRLTYNIGIFIVTKEGSNDL from the coding sequence ATGCTAAACTCACTAGAAATTAAGAACCATTTTAATAAAGCAGCAAGTACTTATGATGCTAACTGCTATATCCAAACATTGGTGGGAACTAATTTGATTAATAGGCTTAGAGCCTACAAAGCAACAGCTCAAAATATTATAGACTTAGGCTGTGGTACTGGACTTTTAACTGAGATGCTTGCTGAAAGATATAGTAATTTTGAACAATTTTTTGCTATCGATATAGCTGATAGCTTTTTAGAAAAAGCAAGAGAAAGACTATACAAGTTTAACATTGAGATTCTTGAAAAAAGTTTTGAAAGTTTTTATTATCCTAAAATTGTATTTGATCTGGTTGTTGCTAATCTAAGTTTACATTGGAGTAGTAATCTAGAATTAACCTTGCACAACATCTATAATAATTTATCTAATGAAGGAGTTTTAGCCTTTTCATTACCTTTAGATGGAACATTTAAAGAGCTGGGTACAGATAGGATCTTACCTTTTTTTAAACAACATGATATTCAGTTAATGTTAGCAAGAACTAGCTATAAAATTTTAAGTGCTGATCTGTATGTAAAATCTATAGTATTTCCTTCCTTTATCCTAGCTCTTAAGTCAATAAAGCAAGTGGGAGCAAATTATTACGGCATAAGAAAACACAATTCTAACTTATTATATTTTAAAAAACAGGCTAAGCTGCCCTTTAGACTAACCTATAACATAGGTATTTTTATTGTTACTAAAGAGGGTAGTAATGACTTATAA